The sequence CTTCCGGCATATCCAGCGCGCGGACTGGTGGTTGGCGAATCTGGCAATCGGCGTGCTGTATCTGCCCTGGTTGCCAAAACTGCTCGACTTGATGCAGCACATGCAACAACTCGAAGTCGGCGGCGATGTCGGTTGGGAGCCAGCGGTGACGCTGGGTTCGCTGCCGTCGATGATCTGGTCATGGCTGATTCAGGACGATGGCGAGAGTCTGCCGCTGCTGGTCTTTGGCGCGCTGCCGTTGGCACTGCTGGTGCTGGCAGTTGTCGCCGTCATGCGCGATCGCAGTGTGTCGCGCGGCAGCATTCTGCTGGCGCTGTACACCGGTCTGCCGCTGTTGCTGGTGTATCTGGTTTCGTTCATTACGCCAGTGTTCATCGAGCGTTATCTGACGGCGTACGCCCTCGGCCTGCCGATGCTGACGGCGTTGGCGATCGACCGTTTGTACAACCGCGTGCGGATGTTGGCATTGGCGGTGCTGCTGTCGTTGATCGCTGTGGAACTGGTCGGCGTGAACAACAACGCCACGGTCGACAGTCATGATCAGCTCGACACGGTAGTGACGTACGTCAATCAGCATTTCCTGCCCGGTGACCGCATCGTCACCAGCGACATGCTCTGGTATCTGAGCTACGTCTACTACGATCGCACCGGGGCGCAGGTGCGCCTCTTCACGCCACCGAAAGCCGATGGCCAATCGACGCGGCCAAATGAGTACGGGTTCGGCACGCTGGTGACGAGTGATGTCTATTTGAACAGCCTGACGGAGCTGCCAGCCGGAGGCCGGGTCTGGCTGGTCGGAACCGTCGACGAGCCACAAGAGTTCTCACCGCTACCCGCAACCTGGCAGCCCAGCGCTGAAGTCCATGCGGGCGGGATGCAAGCACGCTTGTTCGTGCCCAAACCTGCGGGTGAATAGGCGGGTCAGGATTTCCCCGACAAATCCGCCATGCCCTTGAGCAATTCAATCGGCAACGGAAAGACAATCGTCGAACTCTTGTCACCGGCAATCGAACTCAAGGTCTGCATATAGCGCAACTGCATCGCCCCGGGCTGGCGACCGAGCATTTCTGCTGCTTGCATGAGTTTTTCCGAAGCCTGCAATTCGCCTTCGGCGTGGATCACCTTGGCCCGCCGCTCGCGCTCGGCTTCAGCCTGTTTGGCAATCGCCCGCACCATCGATTCGTTGAGGTCGACATGCTTGATTTCGACGTTGGCGACCTTGATGCCCCAGGCATCGGTCTGCGCATCGAGCACTTGCTGGATATCGATGTTCAACTGCTCGCGTTCGGCCAGCAGTTCATCCAGTTCATGCTTGCCGAGCACCGCACGCAGGGTGGTCTGGGCTAACTGGCTGGTAGCGGAAAGATAGTCCTCGACCTGAATAATCGCCTTTTGCGGGTCGAGTACGCGGAAATACAGCACGGCATTGACCTTGACCGACACGTTGTCGCGGGTGATCACGTCCTGCGGCGGCACATCGAGGACCACGGTGCGCAGGTCGACCCGAACCATTTGCTGCACCACCGGAATCAGCAGGATCAGCCCCGGGCCTTTGACTTGCCAGAAACGTCCGAGCTGGAACACCACGCCGCGCTCGTATTCACGCAGGATGCGGAACGTCGAGCCGGCGAGAACAATCACCAACAGCAGCAGCGCAACAAAACCGATTTGCAGACCCATGATCACTCTCCGAGCGGTGCCGCGTCAGTCGCGGCCACTTGCAGCAACAATCCCTTGCGACCCACCACTCGCACCGATTGCCCGGTGTGCAGCGGAGTGGCGCTGAGCACTTGCCAGCGCTCACCTTGCAGTTGCACCCAGCCATTACGGGCATCGCCCGGTTGCACCGTGGTGATCGCGGTGACACTGCCGAGCAGGCCGGCATCGCCACTGACCGCGTGGCGGGGGCGGGTTTTCAGGGCGCGAATCAGCAGCGCAATCAACAACAGAGCGCTGATCAGGCCAAGGCCGATCATCATCGGCACCGGCAACTCGGCGTTGCTCAGAATCAGCGCGCCGATGACGAACATGATGATCCCGCCCAGGCCAATGACGCCGTAATTGGGCAGTGCAGCTTCAGCGATCAGAAACACGATACCCAAGGTGATCAGCCACAAACCGACCGGACTCATCGGCGGCAATGAAGTGTCGGCAGCGAGGGTTGAACCGCTGATCAGCAGGAGCAAGGCAAGCGCACAACATCGGCTGTTCACGTGACCCTCCGTGAGCGTCATGTCTGTAATTACAGTCTAGTTGAGGGTTGCGCTGGCTGAGTTTTGATCAATGTGCGGATGTGTCCAGTGGGCGGAAATCTCTGCACCAACCCCTCGCCGAACTAGACTCAAAGACACGGCAACCACCGTTCAGCGCGACACCGAGGTGCATCATGCGCATGGCAAGAAAAGTACAGAGCAGCCTGAACCGGGCGCACTGCGAATACGACGTCGTCGCTCACCGGCATTCATCGAGCAGCCTGGAAACCGCACGGGTCGCCGGGGTGCCTGCCGAGCGGGTGGCCAAATCGATCATCCTCGACGACCACCATGGGCATTACCTGATGGCCGTGCTCCCGGCCAGCCGTCACCTGGACCTGAGCAAAGTGCGCACCAGCGGCGAATGGCAACTGACCCGCGAAAGCAATCTGGCGCACATTTTCGATGATTGCGAACGCGGCGCGGTGCCGCCGCTGGGTGGCTCTTATGGCCTGGACATGGTCATCGACCCGTTGCTGACGCGGCAGAAGGATATTTATCTGGAGGCGGGCAACCACAACTATCTGCTACACATGAGCATGCCGGAGTTTCTGAAAATGGTGCCGCATGCCGAGGTGCGGGAGTTGAGTGATTAGGTTTCGTGGCGCCGGCACTGACGCCTTCGCGAGCAGGCTCGCTCCCACAGGTTGATCGCATTCCCCTGTGGGAGCGAGCCTGCTCGCGAATAATCTTCCAAACACCCCATTCATCAAGGAATTGCTCAATGGAAAGCCCAACGCACAGCTTGCCATCCCTGTTCAAACAACTCGGCCTTCCCGACGATCCGGTCAACATCGACAAATTCATCGCCACCCATTCCCCGCTCAAACCCAAACTGCATTTGGCTGATGCGTTTTTCTGGACGAAGAGCCAAGCGGATTTTTTGCGTGACGAGATTTTGGATGACGCCGATTGGGCGGAGGTGGTGGATCAGTTGGATGTGTTGTTGCGTAAGGGCAGAAGTGTGTAAAAAAAATTGTAGGAAAAGGCTGTAATGTAAAAAAAACATGCGCGATGTAAAAAAAACTGGGCTTTAATCGTCGCAGTGAATTTTTTATGTGGACGATGACGATGCCAACTGTTGGATATGCCCACCTGCGTGATGCGCTGAAGCTTAATGCATTTGCCCCCAAGCGCATTGCGATGATCAAACCGGTTACCCGGATTACCTTGATCGGTGAGTGTCTAGCGGTTCCAAACGGCGTCGCGCCGGCACAGGGTTCGACACTTGAGCACATCTTGTTTGCTCTGAAGCATGAGGGAATAAACCTGTGCATTCTTGCTCAAGCGCTTGAAACCGTTGAAGCGGACGAGTTGCTAGGTGAGTTGAGCCGATCACCTAACGGGGTATTTATCCGCAAAGCCTGTTTTCTTTGGGAAAGTTTCACGGGCAAACAGCTGGAATATTCCGTACCGGTTCGGGGCAACGTTGTCGCTTTGTTTGATCCCAAGCGTTATGTCACCGGGCCTGCAATTCGAAATAGTCGTTGGCGGGTAGATTTTAACGGGTTGGGGTCAATGCGTTACTGCGCCACAGTCGAGCGTACGACGGAGCTGCAGGCGCTGCTTGATCTGGACATCCTTGGTCGAGCCCAGGCTTTTATGGCGACGTTGCCGCCGGAAATGATGGATCGGGCAATCAATTGGGCCTATCTGCATGAGACCCGCGATTCTTTCGCCATTGAGAAAGAAGAGCCCAACGAAGAAAAGTCGCGCCGTTTTGTTCGGCTTCTCCGCCAAGCCCATGAGCGAACAGAGTTGAGCGAAGACTATTTGGTCGAGTTGCAGAACAGTACGGTTTCCAATCCTTTCGATAAAGCTGTGCTTTTCCGTCATGAACAGAACCATTTACACAACGGCTTGAGAGGCGCAGCTGGCGTCAGCTATGTCCCGCCTCCACCGCAATTGTGCAGGGAGTTGATGGACGAGTTGATGAGTTTTGCCAATCACTCAGCCAAGCAGGTTGATCCGTTGATAGCTGCAGCGGTTGTGGCTTTCGGGTTTGTCTTTCTTCACCCGTTCATGGATGGCAATGGTCGACTTTCACGTTTCCTGATTCACCAGACGCTTTGCCACTCTGGCGCTCTAAAAAATGGTTTGTTGTTACCGGTTTCCGTAGCGATGAAACACGAAGAGTCTGGCTATCTCGAAGCGTTAAAGGAGTTCTCGAAACCAGCAAGAGAGTTCTGGAATGTCACTTGGCTGGACGCTGATCAGATGGCTTTCGATTTTATTGGGCACGACTCAATCTATCGATTCTGGGACGGGACTCAATGTGCAGAATTTACCTTGCAGATGGCCTTGCGAGCATTGGAAGTGGAGCTGCGCGAGGAGACCGAGTTTCTTGAAAAATACGACTACGTCATCAAAGAGGTGAATGGGCGTTTTGACGTACGGGGGAGCGACCTCTCGAAACTGGTAATGATGTGTCTGGACAACGGTGACAAAGTTTCAAAGCATCGACGTAAGCAGTTCCAGTTCAGCGTGCCGGAGGAGGTTTTCGATTTCATTGAGCAGATAGCGGGTGATTTCGATTCGGTAGGCTAACCCTGAACAGGCAATTTGTTTCAAAACTTGACTGAAATTCCCCTCCAATGCGATATTGATAGTTAGCAAACTAACAGTGTGCATTTCCCCTTGCCGAACGATCTCGACGCTCTCCAGATGAACATCAGCAGTGCCATGGTGGTGGCCGCCAGGCATTGGCGGAAGATCTGCCAGACCACGCTGGTCAACTATGGAATCTCCGAAGCCTGCGCCGTGCCGTTGTTGATGATCGGCCGCTTGGGCGAGGGCGTGCGCCAGGTGCAGGTGGCGCAGGCGGCCGGGATGGAGAGTCCGTCGCTGGTGCGTCTGCTCGATCAGTTGTGTCATTCCGGCTACGTCTGCCGCACCGAAGATGCCCAGGATCGCCGGGCCAAATGCCTGAGCCTGACCGACACCGGTCGTGAGCTGGTGCAAGCGGTGGAGATCGAACTGGTGCGCTTGCGTCACGAGGTGCTCGAAGGCATCGAGCAAAGCGATCTGGAAGCTACGCTTCGGGTACTCAGAGCTTTTGAGGCGGCCAGTCCGCCTTTGGTGGTCAATTCTTGAACGGTTTTTTCTCCGGCATTCCGCCGGCCCGTGACTGGTTCTACGGGGTGCGGACTTTTGCAGCGTCGATGATCGCGCTGTACATCGCCTTGCTCATGCAAATGCCGCGTCCGTATTGGGCGATGGCCACGGTGTATATCGTCTCCAGCCCGTTTCTCGGGCCGACCAGTTCCAAGGCGCTGTACCGTGCCATCGGTACCTTTCTCGGTGCCGCGGCGGCGGTTTTTTTCGTGCCGATGTTTGTGCAGAGCCCGTATGTGCTGGTGGTAGTCATCGCGCTGTGGACGGGGATTTTGCTGTTCCTGTCTCTGCAACTGCGCACGGCCAACAACTACGCATTGATGCTTGCCGGTTACACCTTGCCGCTGATTGCCTTGCCGGTGGTGGATAACCCGCTGGCGGTGTGGGACGTGGCGGAAGCGCGGACCGAAGAGATTTTCCTCGGCATCGCCGTGGCTGCGGTGGTCGGCGCGATGTTCTGGCCACGCCGTCTGGCGCCGGTGTTCAACGACGCGGTGAGCAAGTGGTTCGCCGACGCAACGACCTATAGCCTGAAATTCCTCAGCCGCGATGTGCAGCCCGAAGAAGTCACCGCACTGCGCATGGCCATGGTCGCCAACTTCAACAGCCTTGAGCTGATGATCGGCCAGTTGCCCCACGAAGGCGCGCGACCGCAAACCGTGCGCAACACCAAAGAATTGCGCGGGCGGATGATTCATCTGTTGCCGGTGATCGATGCGCTGGAAGATTCGCTCTACGCCCTAGAGCGGCGCACACCAGAGCTGGTGGAAAAATTCGCACCGCTGCTCGCCGCGACCCGTGAATGGCTCGGTCACCAAGATGCTGATCTCGACCGCTGGCAAGCGCTGAAAGATCAGCTCGAAGCCCTGCAACCGAGCGTCGAGGCGCTTGAGGATCGCAGGCAATTGCTGTTCTCCAACTCGATTTATCGCCTCGGCGAATTTATCGATTTATGGCAGGACTGCCGCAGTCTGCAGGACGCGATTCTCTGCGAGCGCCAGGACAGCTGGCGCGCGGTCTATCGTCACTGGCGCCTCGGTCGTCTGACGCCGTTCATTGATCGTGGGCTGATGCTCTACTCGGTGGCCTCGACCGTTCTGGCGATCATCACCGCCTCGGTGCTGTGGATTCTGCTCGGCTGGCCGGACGGCGGTAGCGCAGTGATTCTGGCGGCGGTGGCCTGTAGCTTCTTCGCCTCGATGGACGACCCGGCACCGCAGATTTACCGGTTCTTTTTCTGGACCGGCATGTCGGTGCTGTTCGCCAGCCTTTATCTGTTTTTGATTCTGCCCAATCTGCATGACTTCCCGATGCTGGTGCTGGCGTTTTCCATCCCGTTCATCTGCGTCGGCACGCTGACGGTGCAGCCGCGTTTTTTCCTCGGCATGCTGCTGACGCTGGTCAACACCTCGTCGTTCATCAGCATTCAGGGCGCTTACGATGCGGATTTTTTCGCCTTCGTGAACTCCAACCTCGCTGGACCGATCGGCCTGCTGTTCGCTTTCATCTGGACGCTGGTGGCGCGTCCGTTCGGCGCCGAGCTGGCGGCCAAGCGCCTGACCCGTTTCAGCTGGAAAGACATCGTCCACATGACCGAGCCGGCCAACCTTGCCGAACACCGCAAATTGGGCGTGCAGTTGCTCGATCGACTGATGCAGCACCTGCCGCGTCTGGCCCTGACCGGCCAGGACACCGGCATCGCCATGCGCGAAGTGCGCGTCGGCCTCAATCTGCTCGATTTGCTCGCCTATACCCCACGGGTGACCGGCGCGCCGAACGCGCTGTTGCAGCAAGTGGTCAGTGAAGTCGGCGAGTATTTCCGCGCCTGTCTCAAGGCTGGCGAACGCTTGCCGGCGCCAGCGCCGTTGTTGATGACCCTCGATCGCACTCGTCGCGCACTCAATGGCCACGGCGACGATGAAACCCGTCTGAATCTGTTGCACGCCTTGAGCGGTTTGCGTCTGGCGCTGTTGCCCGGCGTCGAATTCGTCTCCAGTGCCGACTCCGAAGAACCGCTGCCCGATGGAGCGCCCCTATGATCGGTGATCTGGACATCAGCGGCATTTTCCTGCCGACCCTGCTGGTGTTGATGGGCATCACTTATGTGCTGTTTTTGCTGGTGCATGCCGTGCTTACGCGCGTGCACTTTTACCGTCTGGTCTGGCACCGGGCATTGTTCAACGTGGCCCTCTACGCGGTACTGCTGTACGGCGTGGACTCACTCAGTCGATACCTGATGACATGAAAAAACCGTTTTTGACCATCGGTCGCGTGGTACTGACCCTGCTGATCGTGACTTTTGCCGTTGTCCTCGTCTGGCGCATGGTGATGTATTACATGTTTGCGCCGTGGACCCGTGACGGCCACATTCGCGCCGACATCATCCAGATCGCCCCGGACGTGTCCGGATTGATCCAGCAGGTTGAAGTGAAAGACAACCAGTTGATCAAGCGTGGCCAGGTACTGTTCAGCATCGATCAGGATCGCTTCAAACTGGCGCTGCGTCAGGCCAAAGCGGCTGTCGCCGACCGCGAAGAAACCCTCGCTCAGGCCCAGCGCGAAGCCAAGCGTAACCGTGGTCTCGGCAACCTGGTGCCCGCCGAGCAACTGGAAGAAAGCCAATCGAAGGTTGCCCGCGCGCAATCGGCACTGGCCGAAGCCATGGTCACCGTGGACAGCGCCCAGCTCAACCTCGACCGCTCGGTGATCCGCAGCCCAGTCGACGGTTACGTCAACGACCGCGCGCCGCGTCCGCAGGAGTTCGTCACCGCCGGGCGTCCGGTATTGTCGGTGGTCGACAGCAATTCGTTCCACATCGACGGCTATTTCGAAGAGACCAAACTCGACGGAATTCATGTCGGCCAGTCGGTGGATATCCGCGTGATCGGCGACCGCGCCAAACTGCGTGGGCATGTCGAAAGCATCGTCGCCGGCATCGAAGACCGCGACCGCAGCAGCGGCAGCAACTTGCTGCCGAACGTTAACCCGGCATTCAGCTGGGTGCGGCTGGCGCAGCGGATTCCGGTGCGGATTGCCTTTGACGACGTGCCGGCAGATTTCCGCATGATCGCCGGGCGCACTGCCACCGTTTCGATCATCGACGATCAGAAAGCCGACGACCGCAAGCAGGAGCCCGTGCAATGAACCGGGCGCTGATGATCGCCGGGTTGGGCGTGATGCTCTCGGCCTGTCAGATGGTCGGGCCGGACTATCAGGTGCCTGAGGATGCGGCGGTGCAGCGCAAGGATTTTCAGGGTGAACTGGCCGTGGCCGGCAAACCGGTAGTCTCGGCGCCGGTGCCGGCCGATTGGTGGCGTCTTTATAAGGATGCGCGGCTGGATCAACTGGTGCAGCAGGCCATGGCCTCCAACACCGATTTACGCGTCGCGGCGGCGAACCTGCAGCGGGCTCGCGCTCAGGTCGATGAGGCCGAAGCCGCGGGCGGCTGGAGCGCAGGCGTGAAGATGGGCGCGCAGCGTTTGCAAGAGTCTGGTCAGGCATTCTTGCTGCCGGAAAAAGTCCCGGTCGATAACGTCGGCGACATCGGCATCAGCGCTTCTTATCAGTTCGATCTGTGGGGCACCTTGCAGCGTGGCATCGAAGGCGCAAAGGCCAATGCCGACGCGACCCAGGCCGCGGCAGACACGGCGCGGATCACCTTGGTGGCAGACGTCGTGCGTGCTTACACCCAAGTCTGCGCGGCCAACGAAGAACGGGAGATCGCCGAGCATTCCCTCGACCTGCAATCGCAAAGCACCACGCTGACCCAGCGTCTGCGCGACGCTGGACGTGGCGATGAAACTCAGGTGACCCGCTCGCAAACCCAGTTCAAATCCTTGCGCGCCGAACTGCCCCGCTATGAAGCCGCGCGTCAGGCAGGGCTGTTCCGTCTGTCGATGCTGTTGGCGAAACCGGTCGATCAATTGCCG comes from Pseudomonas sp. RU47 and encodes:
- a CDS encoding glycosyltransferase family 39 protein, whose protein sequence is MAVNRVTPMGDTQDPFAAPGSWFGSLRWVRWVKNHWLWPILALAAFVRFYDLTAAAIWGDEGSSLLLARYSLSEIWQHAAFDVHPPLYFMLLHGWIGLFGDGIFALRCLSALAGITAVGLGIWLVDRLATRRAAFIAGLLLALLPTAVRYSQEVRMYALLGALLLAASLALVYWIRRPQRRDYLVVYVVLMSAAFYTHYFAVLAALCHWVYLLGIRVQRGYRFRHIQRADWWLANLAIGVLYLPWLPKLLDLMQHMQQLEVGGDVGWEPAVTLGSLPSMIWSWLIQDDGESLPLLVFGALPLALLVLAVVAVMRDRSVSRGSILLALYTGLPLLLVYLVSFITPVFIERYLTAYALGLPMLTALAIDRLYNRVRMLALAVLLSLIAVELVGVNNNATVDSHDQLDTVVTYVNQHFLPGDRIVTSDMLWYLSYVYYDRTGAQVRLFTPPKADGQSTRPNEYGFGTLVTSDVYLNSLTELPAGGRVWLVGTVDEPQEFSPLPATWQPSAEVHAGGMQARLFVPKPAGE
- a CDS encoding slipin family protein, encoding MGLQIGFVALLLLVIVLAGSTFRILREYERGVVFQLGRFWQVKGPGLILLIPVVQQMVRVDLRTVVLDVPPQDVITRDNVSVKVNAVLYFRVLDPQKAIIQVEDYLSATSQLAQTTLRAVLGKHELDELLAEREQLNIDIQQVLDAQTDAWGIKVANVEIKHVDLNESMVRAIAKQAEAERERRAKVIHAEGELQASEKLMQAAEMLGRQPGAMQLRYMQTLSSIAGDKSSTIVFPLPIELLKGMADLSGKS
- a CDS encoding NfeD family protein; amino-acid sequence: MNSRCCALALLLLISGSTLAADTSLPPMSPVGLWLITLGIVFLIAEAALPNYGVIGLGGIIMFVIGALILSNAELPVPMMIGLGLISALLLIALLIRALKTRPRHAVSGDAGLLGSVTAITTVQPGDARNGWVQLQGERWQVLSATPLHTGQSVRVVGRKGLLLQVAATDAAPLGE
- a CDS encoding aminoacyl-tRNA deacylase; the protein is MRMARKVQSSLNRAHCEYDVVAHRHSSSSLETARVAGVPAERVAKSIILDDHHGHYLMAVLPASRHLDLSKVRTSGEWQLTRESNLAHIFDDCERGAVPPLGGSYGLDMVIDPLLTRQKDIYLEAGNHNYLLHMSMPEFLKMVPHAEVRELSD
- a CDS encoding DUF2789 domain-containing protein; translated protein: MESPTHSLPSLFKQLGLPDDPVNIDKFIATHSPLKPKLHLADAFFWTKSQADFLRDEILDDADWAEVVDQLDVLLRKGRSV
- a CDS encoding Fic family protein — its product is MPTVGYAHLRDALKLNAFAPKRIAMIKPVTRITLIGECLAVPNGVAPAQGSTLEHILFALKHEGINLCILAQALETVEADELLGELSRSPNGVFIRKACFLWESFTGKQLEYSVPVRGNVVALFDPKRYVTGPAIRNSRWRVDFNGLGSMRYCATVERTTELQALLDLDILGRAQAFMATLPPEMMDRAINWAYLHETRDSFAIEKEEPNEEKSRRFVRLLRQAHERTELSEDYLVELQNSTVSNPFDKAVLFRHEQNHLHNGLRGAAGVSYVPPPPQLCRELMDELMSFANHSAKQVDPLIAAAVVAFGFVFLHPFMDGNGRLSRFLIHQTLCHSGALKNGLLLPVSVAMKHEESGYLEALKEFSKPAREFWNVTWLDADQMAFDFIGHDSIYRFWDGTQCAEFTLQMALRALEVELREETEFLEKYDYVIKEVNGRFDVRGSDLSKLVMMCLDNGDKVSKHRRKQFQFSVPEEVFDFIEQIAGDFDSVG
- a CDS encoding MarR family winged helix-turn-helix transcriptional regulator, producing the protein MNISSAMVVAARHWRKICQTTLVNYGISEACAVPLLMIGRLGEGVRQVQVAQAAGMESPSLVRLLDQLCHSGYVCRTEDAQDRRAKCLSLTDTGRELVQAVEIELVRLRHEVLEGIEQSDLEATLRVLRAFEAASPPLVVNS
- a CDS encoding FUSC family protein; this encodes MNGFFSGIPPARDWFYGVRTFAASMIALYIALLMQMPRPYWAMATVYIVSSPFLGPTSSKALYRAIGTFLGAAAAVFFVPMFVQSPYVLVVVIALWTGILLFLSLQLRTANNYALMLAGYTLPLIALPVVDNPLAVWDVAEARTEEIFLGIAVAAVVGAMFWPRRLAPVFNDAVSKWFADATTYSLKFLSRDVQPEEVTALRMAMVANFNSLELMIGQLPHEGARPQTVRNTKELRGRMIHLLPVIDALEDSLYALERRTPELVEKFAPLLAATREWLGHQDADLDRWQALKDQLEALQPSVEALEDRRQLLFSNSIYRLGEFIDLWQDCRSLQDAILCERQDSWRAVYRHWRLGRLTPFIDRGLMLYSVASTVLAIITASVLWILLGWPDGGSAVILAAVACSFFASMDDPAPQIYRFFFWTGMSVLFASLYLFLILPNLHDFPMLVLAFSIPFICVGTLTVQPRFFLGMLLTLVNTSSFISIQGAYDADFFAFVNSNLAGPIGLLFAFIWTLVARPFGAELAAKRLTRFSWKDIVHMTEPANLAEHRKLGVQLLDRLMQHLPRLALTGQDTGIAMREVRVGLNLLDLLAYTPRVTGAPNALLQQVVSEVGEYFRACLKAGERLPAPAPLLMTLDRTRRALNGHGDDETRLNLLHALSGLRLALLPGVEFVSSADSEEPLPDGAPL
- a CDS encoding DUF1656 domain-containing protein, coding for MIGDLDISGIFLPTLLVLMGITYVLFLLVHAVLTRVHFYRLVWHRALFNVALYAVLLYGVDSLSRYLMT
- a CDS encoding efflux RND transporter periplasmic adaptor subunit — translated: MKKPFLTIGRVVLTLLIVTFAVVLVWRMVMYYMFAPWTRDGHIRADIIQIAPDVSGLIQQVEVKDNQLIKRGQVLFSIDQDRFKLALRQAKAAVADREETLAQAQREAKRNRGLGNLVPAEQLEESQSKVARAQSALAEAMVTVDSAQLNLDRSVIRSPVDGYVNDRAPRPQEFVTAGRPVLSVVDSNSFHIDGYFEETKLDGIHVGQSVDIRVIGDRAKLRGHVESIVAGIEDRDRSSGSNLLPNVNPAFSWVRLAQRIPVRIAFDDVPADFRMIAGRTATVSIIDDQKADDRKQEPVQ
- a CDS encoding efflux transporter outer membrane subunit; protein product: MNRALMIAGLGVMLSACQMVGPDYQVPEDAAVQRKDFQGELAVAGKPVVSAPVPADWWRLYKDARLDQLVQQAMASNTDLRVAAANLQRARAQVDEAEAAGGWSAGVKMGAQRLQESGQAFLLPEKVPVDNVGDIGISASYQFDLWGTLQRGIEGAKANADATQAAADTARITLVADVVRAYTQVCAANEEREIAEHSLDLQSQSTTLTQRLRDAGRGDETQVTRSQTQFKSLRAELPRYEAARQAGLFRLSMLLAKPVDQLPAGTATCAELPKIAQLVPVGDGAALLKRRPDIRQAERRLAASTAGIGVATGELYPDISIGATIGTVGLIDDLGDPSTNRWGFGPSLSWKVPTNGARARIREAEAATQGALAHFDGVVLNAIRETQTGLAQYTALLQRRDALADAEQSAKLAADQTHRFFQAGRESFLADLQATRTYTDVTAQLAAANTQVAMSQIDLFLALGGGWESGRTNAASASKP